In Persicimonas caeni, a single window of DNA contains:
- a CDS encoding tetratricopeptide repeat protein: METGLSWFCRCLLVTLCVAVGVSSVPADVCAQDGGDDVAESEAPMPSSEQRKLNDEAVRAIGAKDYTRAISYLEESLYLGELNITYLNLGRAYQLLGQCAKARAAYAKVAEAPAVKKPRAAFVESKAQQYQAELDETCPEQDEAPAADESSQTQAADDVEASEASEVTVGAKEGANEKPQQGADTVERPGNAAPLGGADAGGNAALGWGATVGGLVLVGGGVGLHLWAESVRDEVSVEQAQFDGQRRVVNISQSQVYEHQSKANTLDTVGLSMGIVGGLSTAAGIYLLVTDDAEDGGAVSVGPSSDGAGIVINGRF, encoded by the coding sequence ATGGAAACTGGTCTCAGTTGGTTTTGTCGCTGTCTGTTGGTCACGCTTTGCGTGGCTGTCGGCGTGTCGTCGGTCCCCGCGGACGTCTGCGCTCAGGATGGGGGCGACGACGTCGCGGAGTCGGAGGCGCCGATGCCGTCATCGGAGCAGCGCAAGCTCAACGACGAGGCGGTACGCGCCATTGGGGCCAAAGACTACACCAGGGCCATCTCGTACCTCGAGGAGTCGCTGTACCTGGGGGAACTCAATATTACCTACTTGAACTTGGGGCGGGCCTACCAACTGCTGGGTCAGTGCGCCAAGGCCAGGGCGGCCTATGCGAAGGTTGCGGAGGCTCCGGCGGTCAAAAAGCCTCGGGCAGCATTCGTCGAGTCGAAAGCTCAACAGTACCAGGCCGAGCTCGATGAGACTTGCCCCGAGCAGGACGAGGCGCCGGCGGCGGACGAAAGCAGCCAGACGCAAGCAGCGGACGACGTCGAGGCTTCGGAAGCCTCCGAGGTGACGGTCGGCGCGAAAGAAGGCGCGAACGAAAAGCCCCAGCAAGGGGCCGACACGGTCGAGCGGCCTGGCAATGCTGCGCCCCTTGGAGGTGCGGATGCCGGCGGCAATGCAGCCCTCGGCTGGGGGGCGACCGTCGGCGGGCTCGTATTGGTCGGCGGTGGCGTCGGGCTTCACCTTTGGGCGGAGTCGGTTCGTGACGAGGTCAGTGTGGAGCAGGCCCAGTTCGACGGGCAGCGCCGCGTCGTCAATATTTCCCAGTCGCAGGTCTACGAGCATCAGAGCAAGGCGAACACGCTCGACACCGTCGGCCTGTCGATGGGGATCGTCGGCGGGCTGTCGACCGCCGCGGGCATCTACTTGCTGGTGACCGATGACGCCGAGGACGGTGGTGCGGTGAGCGTCGGGCCGAGCAGCGACGGCGCGGGCATTGTGATTAACGGACGTTTTTGA
- a CDS encoding Leu/Phe/Val dehydrogenase, with protein MDLFNYASDLKYGELHLKVDPQIELRAIVAIHNLKRGPAIGGCRFIEYGSTDDALQDAMRLARGMSYKAAISKLPHGGGKAVIVRPPNLSDEQRERIFSVYGEFVDSLGGKYITCEDSGTAVSDMDVVAEQTDHVLGTSTAEGGSGDPSPFTAFGVRRGIEAAVKHRYGRDDLDGLHVSVQGVGHVGYYLAKELHELGAKLTVTDVNEEAIERCQDEFGAERVAPESIYDVDADIFAPCALGAILNDETIPRLKCDIVAGASNNQLAEDRHGAMLLERGILYAPDYAINAGGLINVAEEYTGYDADAAREKTSAIFDTMLAIYERADKENLPTGVVADRIVEEELYGE; from the coding sequence GTGGATCTGTTCAACTACGCAAGTGATCTCAAGTACGGCGAGCTGCACCTGAAGGTCGACCCACAAATCGAGCTTCGCGCCATCGTCGCGATTCACAACTTGAAGCGCGGGCCGGCCATCGGCGGCTGCCGCTTCATCGAGTACGGCTCGACCGACGACGCGCTCCAAGACGCGATGCGCCTGGCGCGCGGCATGAGCTACAAGGCGGCGATCAGCAAGCTTCCGCACGGCGGCGGCAAAGCGGTCATCGTGCGCCCGCCGAACCTGTCGGACGAGCAGCGCGAGCGCATCTTCAGCGTCTACGGCGAGTTCGTCGACAGCCTTGGCGGTAAGTACATCACCTGCGAGGACAGCGGCACGGCCGTCAGCGACATGGACGTCGTCGCCGAGCAGACCGACCACGTGCTCGGCACCAGCACCGCCGAGGGCGGCTCGGGCGACCCCTCGCCGTTCACCGCGTTCGGCGTGCGCCGCGGCATCGAAGCCGCCGTCAAGCATCGCTACGGACGTGACGACCTCGACGGCCTGCACGTCAGCGTCCAGGGCGTGGGCCACGTCGGCTATTATCTGGCCAAAGAGCTCCACGAGCTCGGCGCCAAACTGACGGTCACCGACGTCAACGAAGAAGCCATCGAGCGCTGCCAGGACGAGTTCGGCGCCGAGCGCGTCGCCCCCGAGTCGATTTACGACGTCGACGCCGACATCTTCGCGCCGTGTGCCCTGGGCGCGATCCTCAACGACGAGACCATCCCGCGCCTCAAGTGCGACATCGTCGCCGGCGCCTCGAACAACCAACTCGCCGAGGACCGCCACGGCGCCATGCTGCTGGAGCGCGGCATCCTGTACGCCCCCGACTACGCCATCAACGCCGGCGGGCTCATCAACGTCGCCGAGGAGTACACCGGCTACGACGCCGACGCCGCCCGCGAGAAGACCAGCGCCATCTTCGACACGATGCTGGCCATCTACGAGCGCGCCGACAAGGAGAACCTCCCCACGGGCGTGGTCGCCGACCGCATCGTCGAAGAAGAGTTGTACGGAGAGTGA
- a CDS encoding RCC1 domain-containing protein, with translation MKVVRLWSASVLVTLALSGCQTELELTQKTFVCRSSAECTDGFECVELPEEPGTKICVESGTVLDGPDARDADRADVSDDTDVGGGPDADDGRDVGPLPEGEIVVTTGKDFSCAFMPQGDAYCWGNNAVGQLGTGTASASLVFAPTQVEVPEAKFISTPTTVGSNGKLTCAIATDRTVYCWGDNYYGGVDATSDALEIATPTQIPFDGASPVFEQVSVGQTHACALTTSNELYCWGSNGNGELGVGSVGDNQPKLPPTRVDDAPLDDQRNEVFVQVAAGLEFTCALSSENRLYCWGDNFKGQLADGTKTGSQYVQEAARGDWVYSDNVVSLTAGASSACIVGESGAAYCWGENENGQLGVGDVKASYAEPTEVEGEARFGALWVGEKHSCGLSGEQKAICWGRNFDLQLGFPNSDADTTNYDTPGTSVDEGLGFRQLAPAMFHTCGVSMDDVVYCWGSNENAQRGNGVGPSPPTDVPQRVVFDP, from the coding sequence TTGAAAGTCGTACGCCTTTGGAGCGCTTCGGTGCTGGTCACGTTAGCCCTGAGCGGGTGCCAGACTGAACTCGAGCTGACCCAGAAGACTTTCGTGTGCCGCAGCAGTGCCGAGTGCACCGACGGCTTCGAGTGCGTCGAATTGCCTGAGGAGCCGGGCACGAAGATATGCGTCGAGTCGGGGACAGTTCTTGACGGCCCCGACGCGCGGGACGCGGATCGAGCCGACGTCAGTGACGACACCGATGTCGGCGGGGGGCCCGACGCCGACGATGGCCGAGACGTGGGGCCCTTGCCTGAAGGCGAGATTGTGGTGACCACGGGCAAAGACTTCTCGTGCGCCTTCATGCCCCAGGGAGATGCGTATTGCTGGGGCAACAACGCGGTCGGGCAGCTCGGAACCGGGACGGCTTCCGCGTCCCTGGTATTCGCGCCGACGCAGGTGGAAGTGCCCGAGGCGAAGTTCATCTCGACGCCGACTACCGTCGGCTCCAACGGCAAATTGACCTGTGCGATCGCCACGGATCGAACCGTGTATTGCTGGGGCGACAATTATTACGGCGGGGTCGACGCTACCTCGGATGCGCTCGAGATCGCCACCCCCACTCAGATCCCTTTCGACGGCGCTTCGCCGGTCTTCGAGCAGGTGTCCGTGGGTCAGACCCATGCATGTGCGTTGACGACTTCGAACGAGCTTTATTGCTGGGGATCGAACGGGAACGGAGAGCTCGGCGTCGGCAGCGTCGGAGACAACCAACCCAAACTCCCTCCCACCCGGGTCGATGACGCTCCGCTCGATGACCAGCGCAATGAGGTTTTCGTCCAGGTCGCCGCCGGCTTGGAGTTTACCTGCGCGCTGAGCTCGGAGAACCGCCTCTATTGCTGGGGGGACAATTTCAAAGGGCAGTTGGCCGACGGAACAAAGACGGGGTCACAGTATGTCCAAGAAGCCGCGCGTGGTGATTGGGTCTACTCCGACAATGTAGTCAGCTTGACGGCGGGAGCCTCGTCGGCCTGCATCGTGGGCGAGTCGGGCGCTGCTTATTGCTGGGGAGAGAATGAAAACGGGCAGCTCGGCGTGGGAGACGTCAAGGCGTCGTACGCCGAGCCGACGGAAGTGGAAGGAGAAGCGCGCTTCGGTGCGCTTTGGGTCGGCGAGAAGCACTCGTGTGGGCTTTCCGGGGAGCAAAAAGCGATCTGTTGGGGCAGGAATTTCGATCTGCAGTTGGGATTTCCCAACTCCGACGCCGACACCACCAATTACGACACGCCCGGGACGTCCGTGGACGAAGGGCTTGGCTTTCGACAACTGGCTCCCGCGATGTTCCATACGTGCGGGGTGAGCATGGATGACGTGGTGTATTGCTGGGGCTCGAACGAAAACGCTCAGCGTGGCAACGGCGTCGGGCCTTCACCGCCGACCGATGTACCTCAACGCGTTGTGTTCGACCCCTGA